In Streptomyces sp. NBC_00091, the following proteins share a genomic window:
- a CDS encoding nuclear transport factor 2 family protein, translating to MSRTDIEAVEEANTAFYAAMEQGDFDRLSALWLEDEISCVHPGWPVLSGRGEVLRSYALIMSHTEYIQFFLTDTKVALIGDTALVTCTENILSGGPAEQAGELGPLVGQLVVATNVFRRTPEGWRLWSHHGSPVLTDSDDEEEEGTG from the coding sequence GTGAGCCGTACCGACATCGAAGCGGTCGAAGAGGCCAACACGGCCTTCTACGCGGCCATGGAGCAGGGGGACTTCGACAGGCTGTCGGCGCTCTGGCTCGAGGACGAGATCTCCTGTGTCCACCCCGGCTGGCCGGTGCTCTCGGGGCGGGGCGAGGTGCTGCGCTCGTACGCGCTGATCATGTCCCACACCGAGTACATCCAGTTCTTCCTCACCGACACCAAAGTGGCCCTCATAGGTGACACCGCCCTGGTCACGTGCACCGAGAACATCCTCAGCGGAGGCCCCGCCGAGCAGGCCGGGGAGCTGGGCCCGCTGGTCGGCCAGCTGGTCGTCGCCACGAATGTGTTCCGACGCACACCGGAGGGCTGGCGGCTCTGGTCCCACCACGGTTCTCCGGTCCTCACGGACTCCGATGACGAGGAAGAAGAGGGCACCGGCTGA
- the folP gene encoding dihydropteroate synthase translates to MNSNRAPAPRGQVTGLPDWDRCAVMGVVNVTPDSFSDGGRWFDTTAAVKRGLDLVAQGADLVDVGGESTRPGASRVDAEEELRRVVPVVRGLASEGVTVSVDTMRACVAAQAVAAGATLVNDVSGGLADPEMIPAVAAAEVPFVVMHWRGFSDGMNRLAVYEDVLAEVTAELRTRIDAVVAGGIAPERLVVDPGLGFAKNAEHDLALVAHLPELRALGFPLLVAASRKRFLGRVLAGAADAAPPPARERDAATAAVSAIAAHQGAWAVRVHEVRATADAVRVARAVEGAL, encoded by the coding sequence ATGAACAGCAACCGCGCTCCGGCCCCGAGGGGCCAGGTCACAGGGCTGCCCGACTGGGACCGCTGCGCGGTCATGGGCGTCGTCAACGTCACCCCGGACTCCTTCTCCGACGGCGGCCGGTGGTTCGACACCACCGCCGCCGTCAAGCGCGGCCTCGACCTCGTCGCCCAGGGCGCCGACCTCGTCGACGTCGGCGGCGAGTCCACCCGCCCCGGCGCCTCCCGCGTCGACGCCGAGGAAGAACTCCGCCGGGTCGTCCCCGTCGTCCGCGGCCTCGCCTCCGAGGGCGTCACCGTCTCCGTCGACACCATGCGCGCCTGCGTCGCCGCCCAGGCCGTCGCGGCCGGCGCGACCCTGGTCAACGACGTCAGCGGCGGCCTCGCCGACCCGGAGATGATCCCGGCGGTCGCCGCCGCCGAGGTCCCCTTCGTGGTCATGCACTGGCGCGGCTTCAGCGACGGCATGAACCGCCTCGCCGTCTACGAGGACGTCCTCGCGGAGGTCACCGCCGAGCTCCGCACCCGCATCGACGCGGTCGTCGCCGGCGGCATCGCCCCCGAGCGGCTCGTCGTCGACCCGGGCCTGGGCTTCGCCAAGAACGCCGAGCACGACCTGGCCCTGGTCGCCCACCTCCCCGAGCTGCGCGCGCTGGGCTTCCCGCTGCTGGTCGCCGCCTCGCGGAAGCGTTTCCTCGGCCGCGTCCTGGCCGGCGCCGCCGACGCCGCCCCGCCGCCCGCCCGCGAGCGGGACGCCGCCACGGCCGCCGTCTCGGCCATCGCCGCCCACCAGGGCGCCTGGGCCGTACGGGTGCACGAGGTACGGGCGACCGCGGACGCGGTTCGGGTGGCCCGCGCCGTGGAAGGGGCTCTTTGA
- a CDS encoding phosphatidylglycerol lysyltransferase domain-containing protein: MSSRIDGDKSGQVPSRVRRIFRGPRPESVPGLVGTAVMIVGLLDIAAGVFPRFRHSRIHAVTEVLPGSLGPFAAALSISAGVLILLLAHGLKRHKRRAWRAAVVLLPAGAVAQFAYRHSFIGVVIAAVLLALLLRHQGEFKALPDPRSRWKALANFVLMSAGSIGLGLVIVNVHPSKVVGRPSLYEQITHVVYGLFGFEGPVDYAGRVSWTVGYSLGALGMLTAVTTIYLAFRPEHPAAQLTSDDEVKLRELLAKHGGRDSLGHFALRRDKAVVFSPSGKAAVTYRVVSGVMLASGDPVGDVEAWPGAIERFMEEAKAHSWTPAVMGCSETGGEVWTRETGLDALELGDEAIVDVKDFSLSGRPMRNVRQMVKRIERNGYTTKVRRVSELTEEELTAVRGAAEAWRGTDTERGFSMALGRIGDPGDGDCIIATAHRVEEGDTSPFGDLKAIQHFVPWGKDGMSLEMMRRDRAADPGMNELLIVASLETSPSLGIEKVSLNFAMFRSALARGEKIGAGPVLRAWRSLLVFLSRWFQIESLYKFNAKFRPRWEPRFVVFRQTRDLPRIGFAAMQAEGFVTLALPRLFASRRRPKPVRTCTHTTHTPKVPTQTEREVQAA, encoded by the coding sequence ATGTCTAGCAGGATAGATGGCGATAAGTCGGGACAGGTTCCGAGTAGGGTCCGGCGAATCTTCCGCGGACCAAGGCCGGAGTCGGTGCCCGGTCTCGTAGGTACGGCCGTCATGATCGTCGGCCTTCTGGACATCGCGGCGGGCGTCTTCCCGCGATTCCGCCACAGCCGGATCCACGCGGTCACCGAGGTGCTGCCCGGTTCCCTGGGCCCCTTCGCCGCGGCCCTGTCCATCAGCGCGGGCGTGCTGATCCTGCTGCTCGCGCACGGCCTCAAGCGCCACAAGCGGCGGGCCTGGCGGGCCGCCGTCGTCCTGCTGCCCGCCGGCGCCGTCGCGCAGTTCGCGTACCGGCACTCCTTCATCGGCGTGGTCATCGCGGCGGTGCTCCTCGCGCTGCTCCTGCGCCACCAGGGTGAATTCAAGGCCCTGCCGGACCCGCGCAGCCGCTGGAAGGCGCTCGCGAACTTCGTCCTGATGAGCGCCGGCTCCATCGGCCTGGGCCTGGTCATCGTCAACGTCCACCCGAGCAAGGTGGTCGGCCGCCCCAGCCTCTACGAGCAGATCACCCACGTCGTCTACGGCCTCTTCGGCTTCGAGGGCCCCGTCGACTACGCCGGCCGGGTGTCCTGGACCGTCGGCTACTCCCTCGGCGCCCTCGGCATGCTGACCGCCGTCACCACGATCTACCTGGCCTTCCGCCCCGAGCACCCGGCCGCCCAGCTGACCTCCGACGACGAGGTGAAGCTGCGCGAGCTGCTCGCCAAGCACGGCGGCCGCGACTCCCTCGGCCACTTCGCGCTCCGCCGCGACAAGGCCGTCGTCTTCTCCCCCAGCGGCAAGGCCGCCGTCACCTACCGCGTCGTCTCCGGCGTCATGCTCGCCTCCGGCGACCCGGTCGGCGACGTCGAGGCCTGGCCCGGCGCCATCGAGCGGTTCATGGAGGAGGCCAAGGCCCACTCCTGGACCCCCGCCGTCATGGGCTGCAGCGAGACCGGCGGCGAGGTCTGGACCCGCGAGACCGGGCTGGACGCGCTGGAACTCGGCGACGAGGCCATCGTCGACGTCAAAGACTTCTCCCTCTCGGGCCGCCCGATGCGCAACGTCCGCCAGATGGTGAAGCGCATCGAGCGCAACGGCTACACCACCAAGGTCCGCCGGGTCAGCGAGCTGACCGAGGAGGAGCTGACGGCCGTACGCGGCGCCGCCGAGGCCTGGCGCGGCACCGACACCGAGCGCGGCTTCTCCATGGCGCTCGGCCGCATCGGCGACCCCGGCGACGGCGACTGCATCATCGCCACCGCGCACCGCGTGGAGGAGGGCGACACCAGCCCCTTCGGCGACCTGAAGGCCATCCAGCACTTCGTGCCGTGGGGCAAGGACGGCATGTCGCTGGAGATGATGCGCCGCGACCGCGCCGCCGACCCGGGCATGAACGAGCTGCTGATCGTCGCCTCCCTGGAGACGTCCCCGTCGCTGGGCATCGAGAAGGTCTCCCTGAACTTCGCGATGTTCCGCTCGGCGCTGGCCCGCGGCGAGAAGATCGGCGCCGGCCCGGTGCTGCGCGCCTGGCGCAGCCTGCTCGTCTTCCTCTCGCGCTGGTTCCAGATCGAGTCGCTGTACAAGTTCAACGCGAAGTTCCGCCCGCGCTGGGAGCCCCGCTTCGTGGTCTTCCGCCAGACCCGCGACCTGCCCCGCATCGGCTTCGCCGCGATGCAGGCCGAGGGCTTCGTGACGCTGGCCCTGCCCCGGCTGTTCGCCAGCCGCCGCCGCCCCAAGCCGGTCCGCACCTGCACCCACACCACGCACACGCCGAAGGTCCCGACCCAGACCGAACGCGAGGTCCAGGCAGCCTGA
- a CDS encoding esterase family protein, which produces MGLTSNTVLVLAIIAGVLLFAVTVWSWPKLSGRGWRSVLGRIGLLLATQLALFSAVGLAANKSFLFYGSWADLFGQETSIGKVVDHSMSSKDIKVLDKQQLDVPGGAKPQVAGQILKVAITGQKSKITSPGYVWLPPEYFQPQHKDQNFPASIVLTGYPGTAENLIKGLNYPMTAFKQAKAGKMKPMILVMLRPTIAPPRDTECVDIPGGPQTETFFAQDLPQAIQGTFRVGKKPQNMGFIGNSTGGYCALKIAAHHPQTFGAGVGLSAYYKAADDATTGDLFHGDEKLKARADVLQSLASKKPTGTSFLVTTSEKGEDNLNDTKKFIKLVKGPDRVSSIVLDSGGHNFNTWRREIPPMLVWLSGRMQA; this is translated from the coding sequence ATGGGTCTCACCAGTAATACGGTTCTGGTCCTGGCCATCATCGCGGGTGTGCTGCTGTTCGCGGTGACGGTCTGGTCCTGGCCGAAGCTCTCGGGGCGCGGCTGGCGCTCGGTCCTCGGCCGGATCGGCCTGCTCCTCGCGACCCAGCTGGCGCTGTTCTCGGCAGTCGGTCTCGCGGCTAACAAGTCGTTCCTCTTCTACGGTTCCTGGGCCGACCTGTTCGGCCAGGAGACCTCCATCGGCAAGGTCGTCGACCACTCGATGAGCAGCAAGGACATCAAGGTCCTCGACAAGCAGCAGCTCGACGTGCCCGGTGGGGCCAAGCCCCAGGTCGCCGGTCAGATCCTGAAGGTTGCCATAACCGGTCAGAAGTCGAAGATAACGAGCCCCGGCTACGTCTGGCTGCCGCCGGAGTACTTCCAGCCGCAGCACAAGGACCAGAACTTTCCGGCGTCGATCGTCCTGACGGGCTACCCGGGCACCGCCGAGAACCTGATCAAAGGGCTGAACTACCCGATGACGGCCTTCAAGCAGGCCAAGGCGGGCAAGATGAAGCCGATGATCCTGGTCATGCTGCGGCCGACCATCGCACCGCCGCGCGACACCGAGTGCGTGGACATACCGGGCGGCCCGCAGACGGAGACCTTCTTCGCGCAGGACCTGCCGCAGGCCATCCAGGGCACCTTCCGGGTGGGCAAGAAGCCGCAGAACATGGGCTTCATCGGGAACTCCACGGGCGGCTACTGCGCCCTGAAGATCGCCGCGCACCACCCGCAGACCTTCGGTGCGGGCGTGGGTCTGTCCGCGTACTACAAGGCCGCCGACGACGCGACGACCGGTGACCTGTTCCACGGCGACGAGAAGCTGAAGGCCCGCGCGGACGTGCTCCAGAGCCTCGCGAGCAAGAAGCCGACCGGTACGTCCTTCCTGGTCACGACCAGTGAGAAGGGCGAGGACAACCTGAACGACACCAAGAAGTTCATCAAGCTGGTCAAGGGCCCGGACCGGGTCTCCTCGATCGTCCTCGACAGCGGCGGCCACAACTTCAACACCTGGCGCCGTGAGATCCCGCCGATGCTGGTGTGGCTGAGCGGTCGCATGCAGGCGTGA
- a CDS encoding ABC transporter ATP-binding protein codes for MIRFEHVTKRYPDGTTAVEDLSFEVAEGELVTLVGPSGCGKTTTMKMVNRLIEPTSGRILLGGEDIAAADPVELRRRIGYVIQQVGLFPHKTVLENTATVPQLIGTPKARARARAAELLELVGLDPAVYGGRYPEQLSGGQRQRVGVARALAADPPVLLMDEPFGAVDPVVRERLQNEFLTLQRTVRKTILLVTHDLEEAVRLGDRIAVYGSGTIEQFARPAAVLGAPATPYVASFVGADRGLKRLAVTPVGAADLTAPEGPAPAASVPLGASLREALAALLQEDSGRIGVTDPDSGALAGVLTPEGVHRALRRARLQEA; via the coding sequence GTGATCCGATTCGAGCATGTGACCAAGCGCTACCCCGATGGGACGACCGCCGTCGAGGACCTGTCCTTCGAGGTGGCGGAAGGCGAGCTGGTCACGCTGGTGGGCCCGTCCGGCTGCGGCAAGACGACCACCATGAAGATGGTCAACCGGCTGATCGAGCCGACCTCCGGCCGGATCCTCCTGGGCGGCGAGGACATCGCGGCCGCCGACCCGGTCGAGCTGCGCCGCCGGATCGGCTACGTCATCCAGCAGGTCGGGCTGTTCCCGCACAAGACGGTGCTGGAGAACACGGCGACGGTGCCGCAGCTGATCGGCACCCCGAAGGCCAGGGCCCGCGCCCGGGCGGCCGAGCTGCTCGAACTGGTGGGGCTGGATCCGGCCGTGTACGGGGGCCGCTACCCCGAGCAGCTGTCGGGCGGCCAGCGCCAGCGCGTCGGCGTGGCCCGCGCGCTCGCGGCGGACCCGCCGGTCCTGCTGATGGACGAGCCGTTCGGCGCGGTGGACCCGGTGGTCCGCGAACGCCTCCAGAACGAGTTCCTGACCCTGCAGAGGACCGTCCGCAAGACGATCCTGCTCGTCACCCACGACCTGGAGGAGGCCGTCCGGCTCGGCGACCGGATCGCGGTCTACGGGTCGGGCACCATCGAGCAGTTCGCCCGCCCGGCCGCCGTGCTCGGCGCGCCGGCCACCCCGTACGTCGCCTCGTTCGTCGGCGCCGACCGCGGGCTCAAGCGGCTCGCGGTCACCCCCGTCGGGGCGGCCGACCTCACGGCCCCCGAAGGCCCGGCCCCCGCCGCGTCCGTACCCCTGGGGGCATCGCTGCGCGAGGCCCTCGCCGCCCTGCTCCAGGAGGACTCGGGCCGCATCGGGGTCACGGACCCGGACTCCGGCGCGCTGGCCGGCGTACTGACCCCCGAGGGCGTCCACCGGGCGCTGCGCCGGGCCCGCCTCCAGGAGGCCTGA
- a CDS encoding ABC transporter permease, which yields MAGRGCLVANDWICWEYVSSRSQELADATVEHVWITAVSVLIGVAVSVPLALLARRGRRWAAPVLGLTTLLYTIPSLAMFSLLLPFFGLSAALVVTGLVLYSLTILVRNVLAGLEAVPEDVREAARGMGYGPARLLWQVELPLALPALLAGVRIATVSTVALTTVGSIVGKGGLGNLIAPAVNSSFKAQVLTASVLCVLLALVADLLLLGVQRLLTPWTRVARSVKVKGA from the coding sequence ATGGCCGGGCGCGGCTGCCTGGTGGCGAACGACTGGATCTGCTGGGAATACGTCAGCTCCCGCTCCCAGGAACTGGCGGACGCCACCGTCGAGCACGTCTGGATCACCGCGGTGTCGGTGCTCATCGGCGTCGCCGTGTCCGTACCGCTCGCGCTGCTGGCCCGCCGGGGCCGCCGCTGGGCGGCCCCCGTGCTGGGCCTGACCACCCTGCTCTACACGATCCCCTCGCTCGCCATGTTCTCCCTGCTGCTGCCCTTCTTCGGGCTCTCGGCGGCGCTGGTGGTGACCGGGCTGGTGCTGTACTCGCTGACCATCCTGGTCCGCAACGTGCTGGCCGGCCTGGAGGCCGTCCCCGAGGACGTACGGGAGGCCGCGCGCGGGATGGGCTACGGCCCGGCCCGGCTGCTGTGGCAGGTCGAACTCCCGCTGGCGCTGCCCGCGCTGCTCGCCGGGGTGCGGATCGCCACCGTCTCGACCGTGGCGCTGACCACCGTCGGCTCCATCGTCGGCAAGGGCGGCCTGGGCAACCTGATCGCCCCCGCCGTGAACAGCTCCTTCAAGGCCCAGGTGCTCACCGCCTCGGTGCTGTGCGTGCTGCTCGCGCTGGTCGCCGACCTGCTGCTGCTCGGTGTGCAGCGGCTGCTGACGCCGTGGACGCGGGTCGCCCGTTCCGTGAAGGTGAAGGGGGCCTGA
- a CDS encoding ABC transporter permease: MGVMGQAWDWLADGANWSGESGVWHRLGEHVYVSGIALAIACAVALPVGLWLGHLGRGGTLAVNISNAGRAVPVFAVLALFMVSPLRSAGYVPTIAALVLFAVPPLLTNAYVGMREVDRSVVEAARGMGMSGRQLFLRVELPLARGLVMTGLRSGAVQVIATATIAAMVGQGGLGRIITAGFNTYNTPQVVAGAVLVALLALVVEGALVAADRLLPGRPAAR; the protein is encoded by the coding sequence ATGGGCGTGATGGGGCAGGCCTGGGACTGGCTGGCGGACGGGGCCAACTGGTCCGGGGAGAGCGGGGTGTGGCACCGGCTCGGCGAGCACGTCTACGTCAGCGGGATCGCCCTGGCCATCGCCTGCGCGGTGGCCCTGCCGGTCGGGCTGTGGCTCGGCCACCTCGGCCGGGGCGGCACCCTCGCGGTGAACATCTCCAACGCCGGCCGTGCCGTGCCGGTGTTCGCGGTGCTGGCCCTGTTCATGGTCTCCCCGCTGCGCAGCGCCGGCTACGTGCCCACCATCGCCGCGCTCGTGCTGTTCGCCGTACCGCCGCTGCTGACCAACGCGTACGTGGGCATGCGCGAGGTGGACCGCTCGGTGGTCGAGGCCGCCCGGGGCATGGGCATGTCCGGCCGCCAGCTGTTCCTGCGGGTGGAACTGCCGCTCGCGCGGGGGCTGGTGATGACCGGGCTGCGCTCGGGCGCCGTGCAGGTCATCGCCACCGCGACGATCGCGGCGATGGTCGGCCAGGGCGGCCTGGGCCGGATCATCACCGCCGGCTTCAACACGTACAACACGCCGCAGGTCGTGGCGGGCGCCGTACTGGTGGCCCTGCTGGCCCTGGTGGTGGAGGGCGCGCTGGTGGCGGCGGACCGGCTGCTGCCCGGGCGCCCGGCGGCGCGCTGA
- a CDS encoding ABC transporter substrate-binding protein: MSKSTRILSATLGAVALTASLGACGGESLEKAKDGGSSSAAASGGGKGKLVVGAAGFTESNVLAELYAQLLRGAGYDTSITTVNNRELYEPSLEKGEIDVVPEYAATLAEFLNAKVNGPNAPKEKPVASSDAAATVAALEKLAAPLGLKVLPAGAAVDQNAFAVSKEFAQKNNLKTLSDLGKSGLKVKIAAGDECAVRPFCAPGLEKTYGISVSGIDPKGVGTPQAKQAVKDGVDQLVLTTTTDATLDGYGLVLLEDDKKLQNADNVLPVVNAKDGGAPEVAAALDGLTKALTTADLVELNRKVDAERAKPADVAKAYLDSKGLLKK, from the coding sequence ATGAGCAAGTCCACGCGCATCCTCAGCGCGACCCTGGGCGCGGTGGCCCTGACCGCTTCGCTCGGCGCGTGCGGGGGCGAGAGCCTGGAGAAGGCCAAGGACGGCGGTTCGTCCTCCGCGGCCGCCTCCGGCGGGGGCAAGGGCAAGCTGGTGGTCGGCGCGGCCGGCTTCACCGAGTCCAACGTGCTGGCCGAGCTGTACGCGCAGCTCCTGCGGGGCGCGGGCTACGACACCTCCATCACCACGGTCAACAACCGCGAGCTGTACGAGCCGTCGCTGGAGAAGGGCGAGATCGACGTCGTCCCGGAGTACGCGGCCACGCTCGCGGAGTTCCTCAACGCCAAGGTGAACGGCCCGAACGCGCCCAAGGAGAAGCCGGTCGCCTCCAGCGACGCGGCGGCGACGGTCGCGGCGCTGGAGAAGCTCGCGGCGCCGCTCGGGCTGAAGGTCCTGCCGGCGGGCGCGGCGGTCGACCAGAATGCCTTCGCCGTGAGCAAGGAATTCGCGCAGAAGAACAACCTGAAGACCCTTTCCGATCTTGGAAAGTCGGGGCTGAAGGTGAAGATCGCGGCGGGCGACGAATGCGCCGTCCGCCCCTTCTGCGCACCGGGACTGGAGAAGACGTACGGAATCTCCGTTTCCGGCATTGACCCCAAGGGAGTCGGCACCCCGCAGGCCAAGCAGGCCGTCAAGGACGGGGTGGACCAGCTGGTGCTGACCACCACCACCGACGCCACGCTGGACGGCTACGGCCTGGTCCTCCTGGAGGACGACAAGAAGCTCCAGAACGCCGACAACGTGCTGCCGGTCGTCAACGCCAAGGACGGCGGGGCCCCGGAGGTCGCGGCCGCGCTCGACGGGCTGACCAAGGCGCTCACGACCGCCGACCTCGTGGAGCTGAACCGCAAGGTGGACGCCGAGCGGGCGAAGCCGGCGGACGTCGCGAAGGCCTATCTGGACTCCAAGGGCCTTCTGAAGAAGTAG
- a CDS encoding arylamine N-acetyltransferase yields the protein MTNGMYTDYLRRLGITDPGAPSAEGLFALQRAHLERIAYDNIDIQLGRPPGIDPELSVRRFSAGRGGYCFHLNGAFAALLEHLGYEVTRHLGGVEADAASRVVNGQHLTLTVRVGGAAYWVDAGLGDGPYEPLPLREGAYEQGGFRYAVERLEPLEGEGPGWSLFTPFGHLARVNLRDAPATTADFEETHTWLSTSPDSPFVRTLALFRCDAEGMDVLRGRVLSRVAAAKPTTERELAGPQEFFEVLAGVFGRDLGDLTQADREALWAKVDRAHGAWLASRDAKAPESAGASNAS from the coding sequence ATGACCAATGGCATGTACACCGACTACCTGCGCCGGCTCGGCATCACCGATCCCGGTGCCCCCTCCGCCGAGGGGCTGTTCGCCCTCCAGCGCGCCCATCTGGAACGCATCGCCTACGACAACATCGACATCCAGCTCGGCCGGCCGCCCGGCATCGACCCCGAGCTGTCGGTCCGGCGTTTCTCCGCCGGGCGCGGCGGCTACTGCTTCCACCTCAACGGCGCCTTCGCGGCGCTCCTGGAGCACCTGGGCTACGAGGTGACGCGCCACCTCGGCGGCGTCGAGGCCGATGCCGCGTCGCGCGTGGTCAACGGGCAGCACCTCACCCTGACCGTCCGCGTCGGCGGGGCCGCGTACTGGGTGGACGCCGGGCTCGGGGACGGCCCGTACGAGCCGCTGCCGCTGCGCGAGGGGGCGTACGAGCAGGGCGGCTTCCGGTACGCGGTGGAGCGGCTGGAGCCGCTGGAGGGCGAGGGCCCGGGCTGGAGCCTCTTCACCCCCTTCGGGCACCTGGCCCGGGTGAACCTCCGTGACGCACCCGCGACGACGGCCGACTTCGAGGAGACGCACACCTGGCTGTCCACCTCCCCCGACTCCCCCTTCGTACGCACCCTCGCGCTGTTCCGGTGTGACGCGGAGGGCATGGACGTCCTGCGCGGGCGCGTCCTCAGCCGGGTCGCCGCCGCGAAGCCGACGACCGAGCGGGAGCTGGCCGGGCCGCAGGAGTTCTTCGAGGTCCTCGCGGGCGTCTTCGGGCGGGACCTCGGCGATCTGACGCAGGCGGACCGGGAGGCCCTGTGGGCCAAGGTGGACCGGGCGCACGGGGCGTGGCTGGCCTCCAGGGACGCGAAGGCCCCCGAGTCCGCCGGGGCCTCCAACGCCTCCTGA
- a CDS encoding NADH-quinone oxidoreductase subunit D yields the protein MTETTVGIGGAAESTDMVLNIGPQHPSTHGVLRLRLVLDGERIASAEPVVGYMHRGAEKLFEARDYRQIVMLANRHDWLSAFSNELGVVMAVERMLGMEVPERAVWMRTLLAELNRVLNHLMFLGSYPLELGGITPIFHAFREREELQAVMEEISGGRMHYMFNRVGGLKEDLPAGWLGRARAAIADVNTRMDVYDKLVRGNEIFRGRTRGVGVLSAEAVHAYGVSGPIARASGVDFDLRRDEPYLAYGELQDVLKVVTRTEGDCLARFEVLLDQTHNALDLAVACLDRMAELPPGPINQRLPKVLKAPEGATYAWTENPLGINGYYLVSKGEKTPYRLKLRSASFNNIQALAVLLPGQLVADMVAILGSLFFVVGDIDK from the coding sequence ATGACGGAGACCACGGTCGGCATCGGCGGTGCCGCGGAGAGCACCGACATGGTGCTCAACATCGGACCGCAGCACCCTTCCACCCACGGCGTGCTGCGCCTGCGGCTCGTCCTGGACGGCGAGCGGATCGCCAGCGCCGAGCCGGTCGTCGGCTACATGCACCGCGGCGCCGAGAAGCTCTTCGAGGCTCGCGACTACCGCCAGATCGTGATGCTCGCGAACCGCCACGACTGGCTGTCCGCCTTCTCCAACGAGCTGGGCGTGGTCATGGCCGTCGAGCGGATGCTCGGCATGGAGGTCCCCGAGCGCGCGGTGTGGATGCGTACGCTCCTCGCCGAGCTGAACCGGGTCCTGAACCACCTGATGTTCCTCGGGTCCTACCCCCTCGAGCTGGGCGGCATCACCCCGATCTTCCACGCGTTCCGCGAGCGCGAGGAGCTCCAGGCCGTGATGGAGGAGATCTCCGGCGGCCGCATGCACTACATGTTCAACCGCGTCGGCGGCCTCAAGGAGGACCTCCCCGCCGGCTGGCTCGGCCGGGCCCGCGCCGCCATCGCCGACGTCAACACCCGCATGGACGTCTACGACAAGCTGGTCCGCGGGAACGAGATCTTCCGCGGCCGTACGCGCGGCGTCGGCGTGCTGTCCGCCGAGGCGGTGCACGCGTACGGGGTCTCCGGCCCGATCGCCCGCGCCTCCGGCGTGGACTTCGACCTGCGCCGCGACGAGCCGTACCTGGCCTACGGGGAGCTCCAGGACGTCCTCAAGGTGGTCACCCGCACGGAGGGCGACTGCCTGGCCCGCTTCGAGGTGCTGCTGGACCAGACGCACAACGCCCTCGACCTGGCCGTGGCCTGCCTGGACCGGATGGCCGAGCTGCCGCCCGGCCCGATCAACCAGCGCCTGCCCAAGGTGCTGAAGGCGCCCGAGGGGGCCACGTACGCGTGGACCGAGAACCCGCTCGGCATCAACGGCTACTACCTGGTCTCGAAGGGCGAGAAGACCCCGTACCGGCTGAAGCTGCGCAGCGCCTCCTTCAACAACATCCAGGCGCTGGCCGTCCTGCTGCCGGGGCAGCTGGTGGCGGACATGGTGGCGATCCTGGGCTCGCTCTTCTTCGTGGTCGGCGACATCGACAAGTGA
- a CDS encoding PH domain-containing protein translates to MDTGTKGETGRPEWVGLPGGLRGVRRLLLAIWTVPLTVATGVSLGLAFGPGWAAFAAFWPAVLVWGWVLIGRNWRSWRYAERADDLLISRGVLWREETVVPYGRMQLVEVSSGPLERRFGLASVQLHTAAAATDAKIPGLAPAEAERLRDRLTALGEARSAGL, encoded by the coding sequence ATGGATACGGGGACGAAGGGTGAGACGGGCCGCCCTGAGTGGGTGGGCCTGCCGGGCGGGCTGCGCGGGGTCCGGCGGCTGCTGCTGGCGATCTGGACGGTGCCGCTCACGGTGGCGACCGGCGTGTCGCTGGGGCTGGCGTTCGGGCCGGGATGGGCGGCCTTCGCGGCGTTCTGGCCGGCCGTGCTGGTCTGGGGGTGGGTGCTGATCGGGCGGAACTGGCGGTCCTGGCGGTACGCGGAGCGGGCGGACGACCTGCTGATCAGCCGGGGGGTGCTGTGGCGGGAGGAGACGGTGGTCCCGTACGGGCGGATGCAGCTGGTGGAGGTGAGCTCGGGCCCGCTGGAGCGCCGCTTCGGCCTGGCCTCCGTCCAGCTCCACACGGCGGCCGCGGCGACGGACGCCAAGATCCCGGGCCTGGCCCCGGCCGAGGCGGAGCGCCTGCGCGACCGCCTGACCGCCCTGGGCGAAGCAAGGTCGGCGGGCCTGTGA